The following coding sequences lie in one Allochromatium vinosum DSM 180 genomic window:
- the bchB gene encoding ferredoxin:protochlorophyllide reductase (ATP-dependent) subunit B translates to MQLTLWSYEGPPHVGAMRIAASMKGVHLILHAPQGDTYADLLFTMIERRASRPPVSYTSFQARDLGRDTAELFKTTVEAAYERFKPELILIGESCTAELIQDQPGALAQGMGLPVPVLPLELPAYTRKENWGANETFYQMVRGLLKSRVPAPGTERELRAQGARPKANLLGPTSLGYRCRDDILEVTRLLDSIGIDVNLVAPLGATPADLLRIPEADFNVCLYPEVADQACDWLRRSFGQPVVKTVPIGIGATREFLQEAARAAGLEVDTTHEPISSRMPWYSRSVDSTYLTGKRVFIFGDATHAVAAARIAAEELGFTVVGLGTYAREFAREVREAAKRYGVEPLITDDYLEVEAKVAELHPELVLGTQMERHIAKRLGVPCAVISAPVHIQDFPSRYAPQMGFEGANVIFDTWVHPLMMGLEEHLVTMFREDFEFHDGATPSHLGPTTARMGQLAPEVQSEPTETAVAADGVMVWAPDAEQELKKIPFFVRGKAKRNTERFAEERGIQTITVETLYDAKAHFGR, encoded by the coding sequence ATGCAGTTGACACTCTGGTCCTACGAAGGGCCACCCCATGTGGGCGCCATGCGCATCGCCGCCTCGATGAAGGGCGTGCACCTGATCCTGCATGCTCCGCAGGGCGACACCTATGCCGATCTGCTGTTCACGATGATCGAGCGCCGTGCCTCGCGCCCGCCCGTGAGCTATACCAGCTTCCAGGCGCGCGATCTGGGACGCGACACCGCTGAGCTGTTCAAGACCACGGTCGAGGCCGCCTACGAGCGCTTCAAGCCGGAGCTGATCCTGATCGGCGAGTCCTGCACCGCCGAGCTGATCCAGGATCAGCCGGGCGCGCTGGCTCAGGGCATGGGGCTGCCGGTGCCCGTACTGCCGCTGGAACTGCCGGCCTATACGCGCAAGGAGAACTGGGGCGCGAACGAGACCTTCTATCAGATGGTTCGCGGTCTGCTCAAGAGCCGTGTCCCGGCACCCGGCACCGAGCGCGAACTGCGTGCTCAGGGCGCACGGCCCAAGGCCAATCTGCTCGGTCCGACCTCGCTCGGCTATCGCTGCCGCGACGATATTCTGGAAGTGACGCGCCTGCTCGACTCGATCGGCATCGACGTCAATCTGGTCGCCCCGCTCGGGGCCACGCCCGCCGATCTGCTGCGCATCCCCGAGGCCGACTTCAACGTCTGTCTCTATCCCGAGGTCGCCGACCAAGCCTGCGACTGGCTGCGCCGCAGCTTCGGTCAGCCGGTGGTCAAGACCGTCCCGATCGGCATCGGCGCCACCCGTGAGTTCCTCCAGGAAGCCGCGCGCGCCGCCGGGCTCGAAGTCGACACGACGCACGAGCCAATCTCGTCTAGAATGCCCTGGTACTCGCGGTCCGTCGACTCGACCTATCTGACGGGCAAGCGGGTCTTCATCTTCGGTGATGCGACGCACGCGGTGGCCGCGGCGCGGATCGCGGCCGAAGAGCTCGGTTTCACGGTCGTGGGCCTGGGCACCTATGCCCGCGAGTTCGCCCGCGAGGTCCGCGAGGCGGCCAAGCGCTACGGCGTCGAGCCGCTGATCACGGACGACTACCTCGAGGTGGAAGCCAAGGTTGCCGAACTGCACCCGGAACTGGTGCTCGGCACCCAGATGGAGCGCCACATCGCCAAGCGTCTGGGGGTTCCCTGCGCGGTGATCTCGGCGCCGGTGCATATCCAGGACTTCCCGTCCCGGTATGCGCCGCAGATGGGCTTCGAGGGCGCCAACGTCATCTTCGACACCTGGGTCCACCCGCTGATGATGGGACTCGAGGAACACCTCGTGACCATGTTCCGGGAGGATTTCGAGTTTCACGATGGCGCGACACCCTCACACCTGGGGCCAACGACCGCGCGCATGGGCCAGCTGGCGCCAGAAGTTCAGTCGGAGCCGACGGAGACTGCCGTCGCCGCCGATGGGGTTATGGTGTGGGCACCGGACGCCGAGCAGGAACTGAAAAAGATCCCGTTCTTCGTGCGTGGCAAAGCCAAGCGCAACACCGAGCGCTTCGCCGAAGAACGCGGGATCCAGACCATCACTGTGGAGACGCTCTACGATGCCAAAGCGCACTTCGGCCGCTGA
- the puhC gene encoding photosynthetic complex assembly protein PuhC: MSDAFEGRTFPKGVLIAVGALLGFTIVMIAFARLTGYMMPQAPFLAEVESRDIRFVEQTDGSMAVRDGASGELIQTLPPGGEGFVRGMLRSMERQRKGFKADISEPFHLARREDGMLTLEDPITGIRLDLRAYGVDNEASFAVFLPSAPVQR, from the coding sequence GTGAGTGATGCATTCGAGGGGCGCACCTTTCCCAAGGGCGTCCTGATCGCTGTCGGCGCCCTGCTGGGCTTCACCATCGTCATGATCGCCTTTGCGCGTCTGACCGGCTACATGATGCCCCAGGCTCCCTTCCTGGCCGAGGTCGAGTCGCGCGACATCCGCTTCGTCGAGCAGACGGACGGCTCCATGGCCGTGCGTGACGGGGCCTCGGGCGAGCTCATCCAGACCCTGCCGCCCGGCGGAGAGGGATTCGTGCGCGGCATGCTGCGGAGCATGGAACGCCAGCGCAAGGGGTTCAAGGCCGACATCAGCGAACCCTTCCATCTAGCGCGGCGCGAGGATGGCATGTTGACGCTCGAAGACCCGATCACGGGGATCCGGCTCGACCTGCGTGCCTATGGTGTGGACAACGAGGCGTCGTTCGCGGTGTTCCTGCCCTCGGCGCCCGTGCAGCGCTGA
- the puhE gene encoding putative photosynthetic complex assembly protein PuhE, which yields MADYGFPLLFALGLWWFSTGVVLYLDNLPGRTFRWTLMGGSVVLAIAIFVLIVSSASTSVAGAYVAFTAGVVIWGVIEMSYFTGLITGPRKTACPPGCSKWRRFGLAILTSLYHELLILGTVLFMVLATWGEPNKVGTWTFIVLWIMRWSAKLNLFLGVPNLNEDWLPEPLRYLKTYMVKRAMNLLFPVSVTLATIVDVLIVLEALSPEVTGADAVGLILVASLLGLAILEHWLLVLPLPDEALWAWALPPHQDQTEHPSTTENDAMTHQRVVASP from the coding sequence ATGGCTGATTACGGTTTCCCACTCCTGTTCGCGCTCGGACTCTGGTGGTTCAGTACGGGGGTCGTGCTCTATCTCGACAATCTGCCCGGACGCACTTTCCGCTGGACGCTGATGGGCGGTTCGGTCGTCCTGGCCATCGCTATTTTTGTCCTGATCGTGAGTAGTGCCTCGACCAGCGTGGCCGGTGCCTATGTCGCCTTTACGGCGGGCGTGGTGATCTGGGGCGTGATCGAGATGAGCTACTTCACCGGCCTGATCACCGGGCCGCGCAAGACGGCCTGCCCGCCGGGCTGCTCGAAGTGGAGGCGCTTCGGACTGGCGATCCTCACCAGTCTCTATCATGAACTCCTGATCCTCGGCACCGTGCTGTTCATGGTGCTGGCCACCTGGGGCGAGCCGAACAAGGTCGGTACCTGGACCTTCATCGTGCTCTGGATCATGCGCTGGAGTGCCAAGCTCAATCTGTTCCTGGGCGTGCCCAACCTCAACGAGGACTGGCTGCCTGAGCCGCTGCGTTATCTCAAGACCTACATGGTCAAGCGCGCGATGAATCTGCTGTTTCCGGTCTCCGTCACCCTGGCCACCATCGTCGATGTGCTGATCGTGCTGGAGGCGCTCTCGCCCGAAGTCACGGGTGCCGACGCCGTGGGGCTGATCCTGGTGGCCAGTCTGTTGGGACTCGCGATCCTGGAGCACTGGCTCCTGGTGCTGCCGTTGCCTGATGAGGCGCTCTGGGCCTGGGCGCTACCGCCTCACCAGGACCAGACTGAGCATCCGAGCACGACCGAAAACGATGCGATGACGCACCAGCGTGTGGTTGCCTCACCCTGA
- the bchM gene encoding magnesium protoporphyrin IX methyltransferase: MSDASYQERRGKIETYFDRTAADAWSKLTSDAKVSRIRETVRAGRDDMRQTLLSWLPQDLTGKRLLDAGCGTGMLAVEAARRGAEVVAIDVAPTLIEIARERLPSDLGAGSVDFQAGDMLDPAHGRFDHVVAMDSLIHYRPEDVVKVLAGLAARTSGSIVFTFAPRTIPLTIMHAVGQLFPRSDRSPAIEPVSEAKLRGLIGAESGLSGWRPERTRRIAVGFYMSQGLELLPR, translated from the coding sequence ATGTCAGACGCCTCCTATCAAGAACGACGCGGCAAGATCGAAACCTATTTCGATCGCACGGCTGCTGACGCCTGGTCCAAGCTGACCTCGGACGCCAAGGTCAGCCGCATCCGCGAGACGGTGCGCGCCGGGCGCGACGACATGCGTCAGACGCTCCTGAGCTGGCTGCCGCAGGATCTGACCGGCAAGCGTCTGCTCGATGCCGGCTGCGGCACCGGGATGCTGGCGGTCGAGGCCGCGCGGCGCGGGGCCGAGGTGGTCGCCATCGATGTCGCCCCAACCCTGATCGAGATCGCCCGCGAGCGGTTGCCGTCCGATCTGGGGGCGGGTTCGGTCGATTTTCAGGCCGGCGACATGCTCGATCCGGCCCATGGTCGGTTCGATCATGTGGTCGCCATGGACTCGCTCATCCACTATCGTCCCGAGGACGTGGTGAAAGTCCTGGCGGGGCTGGCCGCGCGTACCAGCGGTTCGATCGTCTTCACCTTCGCGCCGAGGACGATTCCGCTGACCATCATGCATGCGGTCGGTCAGCTCTTCCCGCGCAGTGATCGCTCGCCGGCCATCGAGCCGGTGAGTGAGGCGAAACTGCGTGGGTTGATCGGCGCGGAATCCGGGCTGAGCGGTTGGCGGCCCGAGAGGACACGGCGCATCGCCGTCGGGTTCTATATGTCTCAGGGGCTGGAGCTGCTCCCGCGCTGA
- the puhB gene encoding photosynthetic complex putative assembly protein PuhB, which produces MREYDVEPIPGLPERLPPGEEVLWQGSPSWKSLARRAFHVREVAIYFGVLAVLAVLVDASDGLTLASLVQGLTWILLLAAVSIGALTWLGWSMARSSLYTITNRRVVMRIGAALPMMMNLPFKQVRSADLRVYEDGTGDIPLLLDQSAKPSYMIFWPHVRPWHFAPVQPMLRTIPDAAKVAGILAEALQDYLESEATARVSGTEAMDDAALASATETLS; this is translated from the coding sequence GTGAGGGAATACGACGTCGAGCCCATTCCGGGCTTGCCCGAGCGCCTGCCTCCTGGGGAGGAGGTGCTCTGGCAGGGTTCGCCGAGCTGGAAATCCCTGGCTCGGCGAGCCTTTCATGTCCGTGAGGTGGCGATCTATTTCGGCGTGCTGGCGGTCCTGGCCGTGCTGGTGGATGCCTCGGACGGTCTGACCCTGGCCAGCCTGGTCCAGGGACTGACCTGGATCCTGCTGCTGGCGGCCGTCTCCATCGGCGCCCTGACCTGGTTGGGGTGGTCGATGGCGCGCTCCAGTCTCTACACCATCACCAACAGGCGTGTGGTCATGCGTATCGGCGCAGCCCTGCCGATGATGATGAACCTGCCGTTCAAGCAGGTACGTTCAGCGGATCTGCGTGTCTACGAGGACGGCACCGGGGACATTCCACTGCTCCTGGATCAATCCGCCAAGCCGTCCTACATGATCTTCTGGCCGCATGTGCGGCCCTGGCACTTCGCCCCGGTCCAGCCGATGCTGCGCACCATACCGGATGCAGCCAAGGTCGCCGGCATCCTGGCCGAAGCGCTCCAGGACTATCTGGAGTCGGAAGCGACGGCGCGGGTATCCGGCACCGAGGCGATGGACGACGCGGCCCTGGCATCCGCGACCGAAACCCTATCCTGA
- a CDS encoding magnesium chelatase subunit H has translation MPKRTSAADQTRSNATPVRVVIVNLDGHLAGTTQRALPQVQRDLPGLQLRLHAATEWADDPASLERCKQDIAEGDIIMVTMLVMEEHFKPILPALSARRDHCDAMIVCMSASELMKMTRMGGFSMDGSSSGGPMALLKKLRGNKERQQSAGAQQMSMLRRIPKLLRFIPGTAQDVRAYFLTLQYWLAGSDENLGNMIRFLVDRYAGGERAHLRGSLKVASPVEYPEVGLYHPRMKGRISDKLAQLPGIQDAKKGRVGLLLMRSYVLASNTGHYDGVIQALEARGLHVVPAFASGLDARPAIEKFFMQDGIATVDAVVSLTGFSLVGGPAYNDSNAAEEILKRLDVPYLATLAVEFQTLDQWQESAQGLLPVEATMMVAIPELDGAAGSLVYGGRSGGGAEDGARDMQAHKERTEMLAARVEKLVRLRRAERAQRKVAAVLFNFPPNAGNTGTAAYLSVFASLYNTLRALDAAGYSVDLPESVDDLRERIVNGNAARYGAHANVHTRIPVDDHVQREPYLAEIEKQWGSAPGKQQSDGASIFVLGAQFGNVFVGIQPSFGYEGDPMRLLFEKGFAPTHAFTAFYRYIRDDFGAHAVLHFGTHGALEFMPGKQAGMSAECWPDRLISDLPNIYLYASNNPSEGTIAKRRSAATLISYITPPIAHAGLYKGLIDLKGSMERWRSLPPSEVDERKSLAEIIQAQAAELELAQLEPAWTEDEVGSRIAKLNEDVLELEYTLIPHGLHVVGEGPTEEERVDLLMAIAESTKDIRPERAALEALIAGKSPEKALKAAKMATSEDNVTLFRELAEIDRLLVQDTEIPAILRALDGRFIPPAPGGDLLRTPAILPTGRNLHGFDPFRLPSLFAVKDGFKHAALLIERHLAEGNGFPETIALVLWGTDNLKTEGGPIGQALALIGARPRFDNYGRLAGATLIPLEELGRPRVDVIMTLSGIFRDLLPLQTKLLADAAYQAACADEPVEQNFIRKHALEYQAAHGGDLETAALRVFSNADGAYGANVNHLIDSSTWDDEGELAETYTRRKSFAYGRSGKPVQQTELLKSCLGKVQLAYQNLDSVELGVTTVDHYFDTLGGIAKAVGQYKGDEVPVYIGDQTRGDGVVRTLAEQVALETRTRMLNPKWYEGMLKHGYEGVRQIEVHVTNTMGWSATTGQVAPWVYQQLTETFVLDEEMRNRLAALNPTASAKVANRLIEAHERNYWSPDEATLEALRRAGEELEDRLEGVFQEAAA, from the coding sequence ATGCCAAAGCGCACTTCGGCCGCTGATCAGACCCGCTCCAACGCGACACCGGTTCGCGTCGTCATCGTCAATCTCGATGGCCATCTGGCGGGAACGACGCAGCGCGCGCTCCCCCAGGTTCAGCGCGATCTGCCGGGTTTGCAGCTCAGGCTGCACGCGGCCACCGAGTGGGCGGACGATCCGGCCTCGCTCGAACGCTGCAAGCAGGACATCGCCGAGGGTGACATCATCATGGTCACCATGCTGGTCATGGAGGAGCACTTCAAGCCGATCCTGCCGGCGCTCTCTGCCCGCCGTGACCACTGCGACGCCATGATCGTCTGCATGTCGGCCTCGGAGCTGATGAAGATGACCCGCATGGGCGGCTTCAGCATGGACGGCTCCTCCAGCGGCGGTCCGATGGCCCTGCTCAAGAAGCTGCGTGGCAACAAGGAGCGCCAGCAGAGCGCCGGCGCCCAGCAGATGTCGATGCTGCGCCGTATCCCGAAGCTGCTGCGCTTCATCCCCGGCACCGCGCAGGACGTGCGCGCCTACTTCCTGACCCTCCAGTACTGGTTGGCCGGTTCCGACGAGAACCTGGGCAACATGATCCGCTTCCTGGTCGACCGCTATGCCGGTGGCGAGCGGGCGCATCTGCGCGGTTCGCTCAAGGTCGCCTCCCCGGTCGAGTATCCCGAGGTCGGTCTCTATCATCCGCGCATGAAGGGCCGCATCTCCGACAAGCTCGCGCAGTTGCCCGGCATCCAGGACGCCAAGAAAGGCCGCGTCGGTCTGCTCCTGATGCGTTCCTATGTGCTCGCCAGCAATACCGGTCATTACGACGGTGTGATCCAGGCGCTCGAAGCGCGCGGTCTGCACGTCGTCCCGGCCTTCGCCAGCGGTCTGGACGCACGTCCGGCGATCGAGAAATTCTTCATGCAGGACGGCATCGCGACTGTCGATGCCGTGGTCTCGCTGACCGGCTTCTCGCTGGTGGGCGGTCCGGCCTACAACGACTCGAATGCCGCCGAGGAGATTCTCAAGCGGCTCGACGTGCCCTATCTGGCCACGCTCGCCGTCGAGTTCCAGACGCTCGATCAGTGGCAGGAATCGGCTCAGGGTCTGCTGCCGGTCGAGGCGACCATGATGGTCGCCATCCCCGAACTCGACGGTGCCGCTGGTTCGCTGGTCTATGGCGGACGCAGCGGCGGCGGTGCGGAAGACGGCGCGCGCGACATGCAGGCGCACAAGGAACGCACCGAGATGCTGGCCGCGCGTGTCGAGAAGCTGGTGCGTCTGCGTCGTGCCGAGCGCGCCCAGCGCAAGGTCGCGGCGGTGCTGTTCAACTTCCCGCCGAACGCCGGTAATACGGGTACGGCCGCGTATCTGTCGGTCTTCGCCTCGCTCTACAACACCCTGCGCGCGCTCGACGCCGCTGGCTACAGTGTTGATCTCCCCGAGAGCGTCGACGATCTGCGCGAGCGTATCGTCAACGGCAATGCCGCGCGCTACGGCGCCCATGCCAATGTGCATACGCGCATCCCGGTCGACGACCACGTCCAGCGCGAACCCTATCTGGCCGAGATCGAAAAGCAGTGGGGTTCGGCCCCCGGCAAGCAGCAGAGCGACGGTGCCTCGATCTTCGTGCTCGGCGCCCAGTTCGGCAATGTCTTCGTCGGCATCCAGCCCTCGTTCGGCTACGAAGGCGACCCGATGCGCCTGCTGTTCGAGAAGGGCTTTGCGCCGACCCACGCCTTCACGGCCTTCTATCGCTATATCCGCGACGACTTCGGCGCCCATGCCGTGCTGCACTTCGGCACCCACGGCGCGCTCGAATTCATGCCCGGCAAGCAGGCCGGTATGTCCGCCGAGTGTTGGCCGGATCGTTTGATCTCGGATCTGCCCAACATCTATCTCTACGCCTCGAACAACCCGTCCGAAGGCACCATCGCCAAGCGCCGCTCGGCCGCGACCCTGATCAGCTACATCACCCCGCCGATCGCCCATGCCGGACTCTACAAGGGCCTGATCGATCTCAAGGGTTCGATGGAGCGCTGGCGTTCACTGCCGCCGTCCGAGGTCGATGAGCGTAAATCCCTGGCCGAGATCATCCAGGCCCAGGCCGCCGAGCTGGAGCTGGCGCAACTGGAGCCGGCCTGGACCGAGGACGAGGTCGGGTCGCGCATTGCCAAGCTCAACGAGGACGTGCTGGAGCTGGAATACACCCTGATCCCGCACGGTCTGCATGTCGTCGGCGAGGGACCGACCGAGGAAGAGCGCGTCGATCTGCTGATGGCGATCGCCGAGTCCACCAAGGACATCCGCCCCGAGCGCGCCGCGCTGGAGGCCCTGATCGCCGGCAAGTCGCCCGAGAAGGCGCTCAAGGCGGCCAAGATGGCGACGTCCGAGGACAATGTCACGCTCTTCCGCGAGCTGGCCGAGATCGACCGTCTGCTGGTCCAGGACACCGAGATCCCGGCCATCCTGCGCGCGCTCGACGGACGTTTCATCCCGCCCGCGCCCGGCGGCGACCTGTTGCGCACCCCGGCGATCCTGCCGACCGGACGCAATCTGCATGGCTTCGATCCCTTCCGGCTGCCGAGCCTGTTCGCGGTCAAGGACGGCTTCAAACACGCCGCGCTCCTGATCGAACGCCATCTGGCCGAGGGCAACGGCTTCCCCGAGACCATCGCGCTGGTGCTCTGGGGCACCGACAACCTCAAGACCGAGGGCGGTCCGATCGGTCAGGCCCTGGCCCTGATCGGCGCGCGTCCGCGCTTCGACAACTATGGCCGTCTGGCTGGCGCGACCCTGATCCCGCTGGAGGAACTGGGCCGGCCGCGCGTCGACGTGATCATGACCCTGTCGGGCATCTTCCGCGACCTGCTGCCCTTGCAGACCAAGCTGTTGGCCGATGCCGCCTATCAGGCGGCCTGTGCCGACGAGCCGGTCGAGCAGAACTTCATCCGCAAGCATGCGCTGGAGTATCAGGCCGCCCACGGCGGCGACCTGGAGACCGCTGCACTTCGCGTCTTCAGTAACGCCGACGGCGCCTATGGCGCCAACGTCAACCACCTGATCGACAGCAGCACCTGGGACGACGAGGGCGAGCTGGCCGAGACCTACACCCGCCGCAAGAGCTTCGCCTATGGACGCTCGGGCAAGCCGGTGCAGCAGACCGAACTGCTCAAGAGCTGTCTCGGCAAGGTCCAGTTGGCCTATCAGAATCTCGACTCGGTCGAGCTGGGCGTGACCACCGTCGACCACTACTTCGACACGCTCGGCGGCATCGCCAAGGCGGTCGGTCAGTACAAGGGCGACGAGGTGCCGGTCTACATCGGCGACCAGACGCGCGGCGACGGCGTGGTCCGCACCCTGGCCGAACAGGTCGCACTGGAGACCCGCACCCGCATGCTCAACCCCAAGTGGTACGAGGGCATGCTCAAGCACGGCTACGAAGGCGTGCGCCAGATCGAGGTCCATGTCACCAACACCATGGGCTGGTCGGCCACCACCGGACAGGTCGCACCCTGGGTCTATCAGCAGTTGACCGAGACCTTCGTCCTCGACGAGGAGATGCGCAACCGGCTCGCGGCGCTCAACCCGACCGCTTCGGCCAAGGTCGCGAATCGCCTGATCGAGGCCCATGAACGTAACTACTGGTCGCCCGACGAGGCGACGCTCGAAGCGCTGCGACGCGCGGGAGAAGAATTGGAAGATCGGCTCGAAGGTGTGTTCCAGGAGGCGGCGGCGTGA
- the puhA gene encoding photosynthetic reaction center subunit H, translating to MSAAITEYMDVAQLTIWAFWFFFAGLIIYLRREDKREGYPLDSDRTERSGGRVKVVGFPDLAEPKTFVLPHNAGTVMAPRVEAPTSINATPVAPFPGAPFEPNGDPMLSGFGPSASPDRAKHCDLTFEGLPKIVPLRVATDFSIAERDPDPRGMTVVGLDGEVAGTVSDVWVDRSEPQIRYLEVKVAAGGKNVLLPIGFSRFDKKARKVKVAAIKAAHFANVPTLAKPDQITLYEEDKVCAYYAGGKLYATAERAGPLL from the coding sequence ATGTCTGCTGCCATCACTGAATATATGGACGTCGCCCAGCTCACCATCTGGGCTTTCTGGTTCTTCTTCGCCGGTCTCATCATCTATCTGCGTCGCGAAGACAAGCGCGAAGGCTATCCGCTCGACTCCGATCGCACCGAGCGCTCAGGCGGTCGCGTCAAGGTTGTCGGCTTCCCCGATCTGGCTGAGCCCAAGACCTTCGTCCTGCCGCACAATGCCGGCACCGTCATGGCTCCGCGCGTCGAGGCTCCGACCTCGATCAACGCTACGCCGGTCGCTCCCTTCCCGGGCGCACCCTTCGAGCCCAACGGCGATCCCATGCTCTCCGGCTTCGGTCCGTCCGCTTCGCCCGATCGCGCCAAGCATTGCGATCTGACCTTCGAGGGTCTGCCCAAGATCGTGCCGCTGCGTGTCGCCACTGATTTCTCCATCGCCGAGCGTGATCCCGATCCGCGCGGCATGACCGTCGTCGGTCTCGACGGCGAGGTCGCTGGTACTGTCTCTGACGTCTGGGTCGACCGCTCCGAGCCGCAGATCCGTTATCTGGAAGTCAAGGTCGCCGCCGGCGGCAAGAACGTCCTGCTGCCGATCGGCTTCAGCCGCTTCGACAAGAAGGCACGTAAGGTCAAGGTCGCCGCAATCAAGGCTGCGCACTTCGCCAACGTCCCGACGCTGGCCAAGCCGGACCAGATCACCCTCTACGAGGAAGACAAGGTCTGCGCCTACTACGCGGGCGGCAAGCTCTACGCCACAGCTGAGCGTGCCGGTCCTCTGCTGTGA
- the bchL gene encoding ferredoxin:protochlorophyllide reductase (ATP-dependent) iron-sulfur ATP-binding protein has translation MQASSSGFHLSSHPDGEGSVQVQLDPDMQIEGAKVFAVYGKGGIGKSTTSSNLSVAFSKLGKRVLQIGCDPKHDSTFTLTKCLVPTVIDILESVNFHAEELRPSDYVYEGYNGVMCVEAGGPPAGTGCGGYVVGQTVKLLKQHHLLEDTDVVVFDVLGDVVCGGFAAPLQHAERALIVTANDFDSIFAMNRIAAAIKAKSKHYKVRLGGVIANRSRNTDEIDRFAEAVGLKRLAHLPDLDIIRRSRLKKSTVFEMEPEPGSGLEAAQQQYLQLAQQLLDGVEPLEARPMADRDIFDFLGFN, from the coding sequence ATGCAGGCATCATCCAGCGGCTTCCACCTGTCCAGTCACCCGGACGGGGAGGGCAGCGTGCAGGTTCAGCTCGACCCCGACATGCAGATCGAGGGCGCCAAGGTCTTCGCCGTCTACGGCAAGGGCGGCATCGGCAAGAGCACGACGTCATCGAACCTGTCGGTCGCTTTCTCCAAGCTCGGCAAGCGCGTGCTCCAGATCGGCTGTGATCCCAAGCACGACTCGACCTTCACCCTGACCAAGTGTCTGGTGCCGACGGTCATCGACATTCTCGAATCGGTGAACTTCCATGCCGAGGAGCTGCGTCCGAGCGACTATGTCTACGAAGGCTACAACGGCGTGATGTGCGTCGAGGCCGGCGGTCCGCCCGCCGGTACTGGCTGCGGCGGCTATGTGGTCGGTCAGACGGTCAAGCTTCTCAAGCAGCACCATCTGCTCGAAGACACCGATGTCGTGGTGTTCGACGTGCTCGGCGACGTGGTCTGCGGCGGGTTCGCCGCGCCGCTGCAACATGCCGAGCGCGCGCTCATCGTCACCGCCAACGACTTCGACTCGATCTTCGCCATGAACCGCATCGCGGCGGCGATCAAGGCCAAGTCCAAGCATTACAAGGTCCGGCTCGGTGGCGTGATCGCCAACCGCAGTCGCAACACCGACGAGATCGACCGCTTCGCCGAGGCGGTCGGGCTCAAGCGTCTGGCCCATCTGCCGGATCTCGACATCATCCGCCGCAGTCGTCTCAAAAAGTCGACCGTGTTCGAGATGGAGCCGGAACCCGGCTCGGGTCTGGAAGCGGCGCAGCAGCAGTATCTGCAATTGGCGCAGCAGTTGTTGGATGGCGTCGAGCCGCTGGAGGCCCGTCCGATGGCCGACCGCGACATCTTCGATTTTCTGGGGTTCAATTGA